From the genome of Methanothrix soehngenii GP6:
ATGAGCAAAGACATTCTTGTCCACTCTCGATTGCCGATTTTGCCTGGAGGTCAGCGCCAATCATTTTGTATCGTCGAAGGTTATCTTGATATGGCTTCCATCGCAGAAAGGCTTTTTCCGGGAGGCTCCGCATCTGCAGAGGGCAAAAGCCCCTTCTGCCATCTCATTGCCATCTGAATTGAATAGACGGCAGTCTCCTTCAACCAGCAGGGGACCGTTCTTCACCACCTTGATAGAGGCGTATCGCTCATTTGATGCATTTTTTTCAGATGATTCAGGTGCCTTTTCTTGATAGCTCAGAGCGCCGGAAGGGCAGCGATCTATGACCTTCATTATCTGCGCAGGACTTGCGCCCTGCATATTTATCCAGGGCCTGCTGTTGTGGTTGAAGACCTGGGGCAGTCCGTTCACGCATTCCTTCGCATGTATGCATTTTTCCGGATTCCACCGCACAATCAGCCCATCGCAGGAGTACTCCTTCATTGCCTATAGCTGGAGCCTCTTTCTACTTGGATCTTCCGATATGGAACTATTTCTTACAAATTTTTAATATGTATTTCATTCTACTGATCGAACGTTTTTTATTCTCTTATGAGGGTCCGAATTTGCTCTTTCCAAAAGGATTTATATCTTAGACCGCAGAAATGGTCAAATGTTTCATCTGTTGGAGTGATCTTTATGGGAATTATAAGCGAGTTCAAGGAATTTGCAGTGAAGGGCAACGCCGTGGATATGGCGGTAGGCATCATTATAGGCGCTGCATTTGGCAGCATAGTCAATTCGCTTGTGAATGATATTATCATGCCTCCAATTGGCATGCTGACGGGTGGCATAAACTTTGCCGATATGTTCATAGCTTTGGACGGTGAGGCCTATGCTAGCCTGGCAGAGGCACAGGCGGTATCAGCGCCGACCATCAATTACGGATTATTCATAAATGCGGTTATTTCTTTCATCATCGTGGCATTTGCGGTGTTCATGCTGGTCCGGCAGATAAATGCCCTCAAAAGGCAGCCTGCACCTCTTGATCCAACCACCAAGGAATGCCCATACTGCAAAGAGACCATTGCGATAGGAGCCATCAAGTGCAAGCACTGCACCGCTGATTTAAAGTAAATCTATAGTTCGTTTTTCTTTTCTTTTTATATTTCTTTTTTAATTATTATATCGATCCTCAATATTCAAATAACGTGACTACCTTCAGTGCCCTCTGTTCTCCGTTCAGGGAAGCTATAAATAACCTTTATTATCCTGTCTTATGAAAATGAGAAAACGGCCCATAATCTCGGGGAAATGCATGAATTTGGAGACAGACCGGGCGCACCATCCTGCAAGGGTAGTAGTTCATGTTGATTGAGATTCTGATCATACTAATTCTCATATTAGTCAACGGCGCCTTTTCCATGGCGGAGATGGCAGTTGTCTCCTCGCGCAAGGCCAGGCTCCGTCAGATGGCAGATAGTGGAGATAAGGGTGCTGCCGTCGCTTTAGAGCTGATCAGCAACTCCAATCAGTTTCTTTCCGCTGTTCAGACTGGGGTAACCTTAATGGCCACACTTATCGGGGCTTTCGGCGGCGCGACCTTATCCGATGAGCTGGCGGGCTACTTGCTTGGCCTTTATCCCGCTTTAGCTCAATTCAGCCATGGAATTGCTCTAGCCCTGGTAGTCCTGTCGATAACCTTCGTCAGCCTAGTTATAGGCGAGCTGGTGCCAAAGAGGATAGCCCTCTCCAATCCGGAGCGGATTGCATCCTGGTCTGCATCTCCCTTAAACGCTTTTTCCAAGATTGTATACCCCTTGATTCTTCTCTTGAGCAAATCCACGGAGTTCGTCCTCCAAGCCCTGGGGGTCAATTCTAACGCTGAGCCGGAGGTCACTGAAGAAGAGATAAGAATTATGATAGACCAGGGAACGATGGCCGGGGTGATCGAAGAGGAGGAGCAGGACATCATGGAAAGAGTCTTCTCTTTGGGTGAAAGAAAGGTCAACTCCATCATGACCCCTCGGGGAAAGATAGTCTGGCTTGATATCCATGACACCCTCGCCGAGATCCAAAGGAAGACCGTCAGCGGGCCGTACACCATGTTTCCGGTCTGCAGCAAGAAGCTGGATAACGTCCTGGGAGTGATTCAGTCCAAGGATATCCTGAACTGCGACCTTAATAAAAAGGAGATTGATCTGAGGTCTTTGCTGCTGCCACCTCTATTTGTACCGGAGAGCATGAGGGCTTTGAAGGTGCTGGAGAAGTTCAAGCAGACGGGAATCCATCTGGCCATCGTCCTGGATGAGTATGGCACAGTGCAGGGGATTGTGGCACTGGTAGACCTCCTGGAGGGGCTGGTGGGAGACATTCCCCATATCGATGAGCTGGGGGAGCCCCAGATCCTGCGCAGGAGCGATGGTTCATGGCTGGTGGATGGGACGATGCCCGCGGATGACTTCAAAGAGACGCTAGACATCGACAAGCTTCCTGATGAGGATGATGGGACCTACCAAACCATGGGCGGTTTCATGATGACCCATCTGGAGAAGGTTCCCACCTCGGGAGATAAATTCGAATGGGGTGGCTATCGCTTTGAGGTCATGGATATGGATGAACGCCGGGTGGACAAGCTGCTGGTGACCCCTCTGGCCGAGGATGTGACGAGCTAAGGATCTCAGGTGGGGCAGTCTTATGTTGAATGCCAGTAAAATTGGGAGGCAAATGAAGGCGGTTTTGATACTCTCCGGCGGTCTGGACTCGACCACATTGCTCTACAAATTGCTGGCCGATGGTTATCTGGTAGATGCCCTCACCTTCAACTATGGTCAGAAGCATAAAAAAGAGATAGACTGCGCAATAGCCATCACCTCCAGGCTCGATGTCCCACATCAGATCATCGACCTCTCCACTCTGGCGGCATTCCTGGGGGAGAGCGCACTTCTGGGCAAAAAGGAGGTGCCCAGCTGCCACTATACCGAGGAGGCAGCCAGGCAGACGGTGGTACCAAACAGGAATATGATCATGCTCTCCGTGGCTGCAGGATACGCCGAGGCCCATGAGATTACAGAGTTGTTTTACGCCGCCCACAAGAACGACCAGACGATCTACCCCGACTGCCGGCCGGAGTTCGTAGAGGCTCTCAAGCCGGCAATAAGGCTGGGAACAGCCTGGAATCCCGTCGAGCTGCAAGCGCCCTTTGTGCATATGACCAAGGCGGATATCGTGAGAATGGGCCTCAAGCTGCAGGTTCCCTATGAGCTCACCTGGTCGTGCTACAAGGGAAAAGCTATGCCCTGCCGCACCTGTCCCACCTGCATAGAGAGGGAGGAGGCATTTGCCCTATGCGGTTGCAGGGATCCGCTGATAGGAATGGACAGTCATTAATTCTTGCGATCAATACCTTTATCTTGCCGGATTGCGTTGGCCGGTGATTGAATAAGATGATGGAAGGCCTAAAAGGGGATGAGAGAAGCCTGAAAGAGGATCTCTCAAATGAGACTGTGAAGTGGCAGGAGAAGGCAGAATCGCTCTTCGGCCAGCTATCCGGGGATGAGAGAATGCTGGAGAACATTTCCTCTTATCTATCCGACTCTCACCATTTTCTAAAACAGAATGATCTGATCAGAGCCTTTGAGGCGGTCATCTGGGCCTGGGCCTGGATGGAGATCGGCCTGGAAAAGAGTCTCCTGCACAGGGGCCCAGGGGAAGAGATCTCTGATCAAGATCCTCTGATAGGCAAATAGAAGGACCTCTCATGGAATACGCCAGTTCGAGCTTAAACTAACTTCAGGTTACTATTATATACTTAGACGTAGCTACATGGGCTTGAAATGAGGATTGATTACAGGACCCGCCTGGATGAGGCAGTTTCCCTGGCGGACATATTTGAGGTGGTAAAGACCTTGGTTGAAGAGAGCATGAACAAACGAAGGGGCGGCCTGATGCTGGGCATGGCGAACCTGGGAAACGATCCCCATGGCTTCCTGGGAGGCTTTTTCACCACAGGCTCCAATGTCATTGTCCTGAATAAGATACCATTGAATAGGATCATGGAGACCCGCCCTGAGCTATACAAGCCCTACGCATTCCATGTTCTTCTGCATGAGTACATACACTCCCTGGGCTACCTGGATGAGACAGAGGTGCAAGAAAAGGTCCACCAGATCACCAGAGAAGCCCTGGGCGAGGAGCACCTGGCAACGCAATTCGCCGCCAGAGCATCCGGATTCATCAAACATCTCGCCTATCCCCATGTATCATGGAAGGCGGATGATGAGGGAATCGAGCTGGTAGAGGGATTCGACCGGTCCAGCGTCTCTTATATCGCTTGAAGATCGTCCTGAGTCCCTATTCCAGCCCATTGCCCGACGACTCCTATATTCCCGCATATATTTAAGCAATCAGAGCCTTCTGATATCCGATATCATGAACAGCATGGACAGATTCGATCTCATCGTCATCGGCTCGGGCGCAGGGGCACTGGTGGCCGCTCAAGCCGCTCGCGCGGGAAGAAATACCGCATTGGTGGACCAGGGCCCCATGGGCGGAACCTGCCTTAACAATGGCTGCATCCCCTCGAAGATGCTCATCCATCCGGCAGACATGATCCGGAGCATCCAGGAGGCCGGGGCGGTGGGCGTCCATGCCCGAATAGAGAAGATCGATTTTCCTCGGATCATGAACCGCGTGCATAAGGTGGTGGATGAGGGGCGCGCCCAAATGGAAGCGACCATCAGATCAAGGGAGAATCTGACCCACTATCAAAAAAGAGCGGAGTTCATCGACGAGTATGTCCTGAAGGCGGGATCAAGAACCCTCACCGCCACCCAATTCGTCATCGCCAGCGGCTCTCGGTCTCGCGTTCCTCCCATCTCAGGCCTGGAGGAATCGGGATATATCGATAACGTATCACTTCTCAATCTGAGAGAGCCTCCCCGGAGCCTGATCATAATCGGCGGAGGCTATATCGGCTGCGAGTATGGTCACTTCTTCTCCGCTATGGGAACGGAGGTCACCATCCTGGGACGCAGCCCACGACTTCTGTGTGGCGAGGATCCTGAGATCTCACAGCGACTGCATGAGAGCTTCTCCCGCTACTGCCGGGTGGTCACGGGCTACGAGGTCTTATCGGTGGAAAGGAATGGCGAAAAAAAGGTCGTCTCTGCCAGAGGGACAAAGGACGGCAAAATCCGGCAGTTCGAGGGAGAGGAGGTCCTCCTTGCCGCAGGCCGGCGCTCTAATTCCGACCTTCTCCGCCCGGAGAGGACAGGAGTGGAAATCGACAGGCAAGGCTGGATCAGGGTGGACGAATATCTCCAGACCAGCAAAAAGGGGATCTGGGCTTTGGGAGACGCTATCGGAAAGCACATGTTCCGCCACACCGCCAACTATGAAGCCCGCATCGTAGCCCACAATATTCTCCTGGTTCAGGGAGAGGCAGAGCGGAAAGCGGCTGACTATCATGCCGTTCCTTATGCCGTATTCTCTCATCCGACGGTGGCGGGAGTGGGCATGAAAGAGAGCGAGGCAAAGGCCCGAGGCCTGAAGGTGCTGGTGGGAAGGGCGAGATACACAGATTCGGCCAAGGGGGTGGCTATGGCTGAGGAGTACGGCCTGGTGAAGGTAGTTTTAGAGGAGGAGACCGGTCGGATCCTGGGGGCGAGCATCATCGGCCCAGAGGCGCCAGAGCTCATTCAGCAGGTTGTCTACCTGATGAACACCGACCGCCAGGACCTTTCCACTGCGATGAGGTCTCAAGTCATCCATCCCACCATCAATGAGGTGCTGGGGAGGGCATTCTCCGGGCTCGAGCGCTCTAGAAACCGGGAGCAGCCCAAATGAGATCCTTCTCCCCCCGGCTGGCGGCCAGAGCCCTCTGGCAGATGCGGATTCGAAAGAGGCCTTATGTCCTCTCCCATGGGGTTAACGCCCGCTGCAACCTCAGATGCTCCTTCTGCCAGTACTGGAGAGAGCCCGGTGGAGAGATGACCAAAAAGGAGATCTTCAGGATGCTGGATGAGGCCAGCTCCTTTGGCATCGGGGTCTATAATGCCTGGACCGTCGAGCCCCTGCTCAGGGAGGATCTGCCCCAGATTCTGAGGCACGCCAAATCCCAGGGCCTCATCACCAGTCTGGTCACCAACGGCCTTCTGCTCGCCAAGAGGGCGGATGAGCTTGGTGACCTTGATTATCTCTCAGTCTCCGTGGACGGGATCAAGAGCTATCGGGAGCTGCGGGGAGTAGACCTGGAGAATATCCTGGCTGGAATCAGGGCGGCAAAGAAGGCTGGCCATGAGATTCTGATCAACTGCGTGATAAGCAGCAAAAACACGGGCGAGCTGGAGGATCTGGTCCATCTGGCCGAAGAGCTGGGCACCTGGATATCATTTGAGCCTCTGCATGAGTCCCGAGGAATTTCGGACTCGGTCTGGAAGGACCTGGGAATACGGGACAGATCTGAATATGAGAAGGCAGTGCACAGGCTGATGGATCTGAAGAGAAGCGGTGCGCCGATCATCAACTCCCTGACCTATCTGGAGATGATATCATCACTTAAGCCCGGATTCAAATGCCATGCCAGCGACATCATCCTCCATGTGGCAGCGGACGGAAGCATCGAGAACTGCCGGGTCCACACTCAATCCCTGGCCAATGTGAAGGATGGGCTGGCAGAGGCCTGGCAGGCCTCAAGGATTGGCCGGCAGGAAGCAGTCCAGTCCTGCCCTGGCTGCCTGTTCTTCGGATATGCGGAAAACAGCCTCCTTTACGAGTTCGTCCCCGAGGTTTTGAGGCATTATGAGTGGATGTAGACTCATGGATAGGGCCCGGTGGCGGTGGGTGGGACAGGATGATAAGAGAGTGAGGTTCATCCTCCAGCCAGTTCCCACAAGCTCCAGTCTTACTCTGCAGTCGCCTATTAGCCATAGGAGCTAGTCTATCTTTTGATCGATTTGTTGCGGCAGAAGCTCTAGACTTTCTAAAGTCAGTTATACATAGATATTTATGGTAAAATGCCCTATCGGAGTACAATGAGATGATGCAGAGTGGACGGAAAAGCACTGATGTTTCTGGTTATCATCACGTTATCAAGCATTATACTCTTTGGTCAATGCCAGATGGAGCAATCTGTCATCGCATTCCCTGATCCGAATCTTGAGATGGTGATAAGAGAAGCGATCGATAAACCAGAGGGTGATATATATGCATCTGACCTGTATGGAATAAAACTGCTAAATGCCGACATGAGCAGCATAAAAGATATCACTGGACTTGAGCGCTGCATCAATCTAGAAAATCTTTCCCTGAGAGAAAACGAGATCAGCGATGCATCATCGTTATCGGGACTCACTGGCCTGAAACGGCTGGAACTGAGCAGCAACCAGATTACCGATGTATCGCTATCGGGGCTCGCTAACCTGGAAACGTTGTCCCTATGGGATAACCATATCACCAATGTATCATTATCGGGGCTCACTAACCTGGATACGCTGTTGCTATGGGGGAATAAAATCATAAATGTATCATCTTTATCGGGACTCACCAATCTGACGGACCTGGACCTAAGCACCAATCAGATCACCGATGCATCACCGTTATCCGGGCTCACTAACCTGACAGATCTGGACCTTGACAACAACCAGATCACCGATGTCTCATCTTTGTCGGGCCTCATTAACCTGATGAATCTAGACCTAAGCAGCAATCGGATCACCAATGTATCGCTATCCGGGCTTACTAACGTGGTATGGCTGGACCTATGGGGTAATCAGATTACCGATGTAACGCTATCTGGGCTTACTAACCTGACATGGCTGGACGTGAGTAGAAATCAGATAGCCGATGTATCTTCGTTATCAGGATTAACTAACCTGACGAAGCTGTACTTAGGCTGCAATCAGATCACCGATGTATCTTCATTATCTGGGCTCACCAATCTGACGGACCTGGACCTAAGCACCAATCAGATCACCGATGCATCACCGTTATCCGGGCTCACTAATCTGACATATCTGGATCTTGATAACAACCGGATCAACGATGTATCGCTATCAGACCTCACCAACCTGACAGATCTGGAACTGAGCAACAATCAGATCAACGATGTATCTTCGCTATCCGGGCTCACTAACCTGAAGGATCTAGACCTGAGCAACAATCAGATCAACGATATATCTTCGCTATCCGGGCTCACTAATCTGACAGATCTGGAACTGAGCAGCAACGAGATCACTAATATCTCATCTTTATCGAGCCTCGCTAGCCTGAGATGTCTGGATCTTGACAACAACCAGATCATTGATGTCTCATCGTTATCA
Proteins encoded in this window:
- a CDS encoding (4Fe-4S)-binding protein, yielding MKEYSCDGLIVRWNPEKCIHAKECVNGLPQVFNHNSRPWINMQGASPAQIMKVIDRCPSGALSYQEKAPESSEKNASNERYASIKVVKNGPLLVEGDCRLFNSDGNEMAEGAFALCRCGASRKKPFCDGSHIKITFDDTK
- the mscL gene encoding large-conductance mechanosensitive channel protein MscL; the protein is MGIISEFKEFAVKGNAVDMAVGIIIGAAFGSIVNSLVNDIIMPPIGMLTGGINFADMFIALDGEAYASLAEAQAVSAPTINYGLFINAVISFIIVAFAVFMLVRQINALKRQPAPLDPTTKECPYCKETIAIGAIKCKHCTADLK
- a CDS encoding hemolysin family protein → MLIEILIILILILVNGAFSMAEMAVVSSRKARLRQMADSGDKGAAVALELISNSNQFLSAVQTGVTLMATLIGAFGGATLSDELAGYLLGLYPALAQFSHGIALALVVLSITFVSLVIGELVPKRIALSNPERIASWSASPLNAFSKIVYPLILLLSKSTEFVLQALGVNSNAEPEVTEEEIRIMIDQGTMAGVIEEEEQDIMERVFSLGERKVNSIMTPRGKIVWLDIHDTLAEIQRKTVSGPYTMFPVCSKKLDNVLGVIQSKDILNCDLNKKEIDLRSLLLPPLFVPESMRALKVLEKFKQTGIHLAIVLDEYGTVQGIVALVDLLEGLVGDIPHIDELGEPQILRRSDGSWLVDGTMPADDFKETLDIDKLPDEDDGTYQTMGGFMMTHLEKVPTSGDKFEWGGYRFEVMDMDERRVDKLLVTPLAEDVTS
- the queC gene encoding 7-cyano-7-deazaguanine synthase QueC, translated to MKAVLILSGGLDSTTLLYKLLADGYLVDALTFNYGQKHKKEIDCAIAITSRLDVPHQIIDLSTLAAFLGESALLGKKEVPSCHYTEEAARQTVVPNRNMIMLSVAAGYAEAHEITELFYAAHKNDQTIYPDCRPEFVEALKPAIRLGTAWNPVELQAPFVHMTKADIVRMGLKLQVPYELTWSCYKGKAMPCRTCPTCIEREEAFALCGCRDPLIGMDSH
- a CDS encoding DUF357 domain-containing protein, translating into MMEGLKGDERSLKEDLSNETVKWQEKAESLFGQLSGDERMLENISSYLSDSHHFLKQNDLIRAFEAVIWAWAWMEIGLEKSLLHRGPGEEISDQDPLIGK
- a CDS encoding dihydrolipoyl dehydrogenase: MNSMDRFDLIVIGSGAGALVAAQAARAGRNTALVDQGPMGGTCLNNGCIPSKMLIHPADMIRSIQEAGAVGVHARIEKIDFPRIMNRVHKVVDEGRAQMEATIRSRENLTHYQKRAEFIDEYVLKAGSRTLTATQFVIASGSRSRVPPISGLEESGYIDNVSLLNLREPPRSLIIIGGGYIGCEYGHFFSAMGTEVTILGRSPRLLCGEDPEISQRLHESFSRYCRVVTGYEVLSVERNGEKKVVSARGTKDGKIRQFEGEEVLLAAGRRSNSDLLRPERTGVEIDRQGWIRVDEYLQTSKKGIWALGDAIGKHMFRHTANYEARIVAHNILLVQGEAERKAADYHAVPYAVFSHPTVAGVGMKESEAKARGLKVLVGRARYTDSAKGVAMAEEYGLVKVVLEEETGRILGASIIGPEAPELIQQVVYLMNTDRQDLSTAMRSQVIHPTINEVLGRAFSGLERSRNREQPK
- a CDS encoding radical SAM protein, producing MRSFSPRLAARALWQMRIRKRPYVLSHGVNARCNLRCSFCQYWREPGGEMTKKEIFRMLDEASSFGIGVYNAWTVEPLLREDLPQILRHAKSQGLITSLVTNGLLLAKRADELGDLDYLSVSVDGIKSYRELRGVDLENILAGIRAAKKAGHEILINCVISSKNTGELEDLVHLAEELGTWISFEPLHESRGISDSVWKDLGIRDRSEYEKAVHRLMDLKRSGAPIINSLTYLEMISSLKPGFKCHASDIILHVAADGSIENCRVHTQSLANVKDGLAEAWQASRIGRQEAVQSCPGCLFFGYAENSLLYEFVPEVLRHYEWM
- a CDS encoding leucine-rich repeat domain-containing protein, whose amino-acid sequence is MDGKALMFLVIITLSSIILFGQCQMEQSVIAFPDPNLEMVIREAIDKPEGDIYASDLYGIKLLNADMSSIKDITGLERCINLENLSLRENEISDASSLSGLTGLKRLELSSNQITDVSLSGLANLETLSLWDNHITNVSLSGLTNLDTLLLWGNKIINVSSLSGLTNLTDLDLSTNQITDASPLSGLTNLTDLDLDNNQITDVSSLSGLINLMNLDLSSNRITNVSLSGLTNVVWLDLWGNQITDVTLSGLTNLTWLDVSRNQIADVSSLSGLTNLTKLYLGCNQITDVSSLSGLTNLTDLDLSTNQITDASPLSGLTNLTYLDLDNNRINDVSLSDLTNLTDLELSNNQINDVSSLSGLTNLKDLDLSNNQINDISSLSGLTNLTDLELSSNEITNISSLSSLASLRCLDLDNNQIIDVSSLSALTSLKWLRLCSNHATDASSLSSLVNLRWLDLSSNQITDVSPLSGLYNLGWLNLSSNQITDVSPLSGLANLTGLDLSSNQITDVSPLSNLTNLIWMDLRSKQIPDASTLRISQASNNYIYPTIRFLTIVKGREWSRWVDITLS